One region of Sulfurisphaera ohwakuensis genomic DNA includes:
- a CDS encoding M24 family metallopeptidase, with protein MKRITRLRELMKERMIDYVILGPGSNMFYLTGFTEEQMERPLFLIIDSWNVYFLAPKLYEEQLSHFNIPVVSYSDDENPYKKLNIEKGKSIAIDDTLWSSFTIDIINNFSPSQIIKANEIMKELRIIKQDEEIEIMKEGVRIAEKSFLNTINHIKPGLNEKKIAKMLVDEFLNNGADGASFEPIVTSGPNTSMPHLRSTTREIKQGDILIFDFGIKYKGYSTDTTRVVSIGKPIEEIVKIFEIVKEAQQKAEDMIKENVQACEIDKVARQVITNYGFGKYFIHRTGHGIGIDVHEEPYIAPNYKRKIEKNMVFTIEPGIYLPEKFGIRIEDMVYVNSKAVVMNNLQKEEIFIV; from the coding sequence ATGAAGAGGATAACTAGACTCAGAGAACTAATGAAAGAGAGAATGATTGATTATGTAATTCTTGGGCCTGGTAGTAACATGTTTTATTTAACCGGATTTACTGAAGAACAAATGGAAAGACCATTATTTCTTATAATAGATAGTTGGAACGTTTACTTTTTAGCTCCCAAACTTTATGAAGAACAATTATCTCATTTTAACATACCGGTCGTAAGTTATTCTGATGATGAAAATCCTTACAAGAAACTAAATATTGAAAAGGGGAAAAGTATTGCAATTGATGACACTCTTTGGTCCTCATTTACAATAGATATAATAAATAATTTTTCACCTTCACAAATTATTAAGGCAAATGAAATAATGAAGGAATTACGAATAATTAAACAAGATGAAGAAATTGAAATAATGAAGGAAGGAGTTAGAATAGCTGAGAAATCATTTCTCAATACAATAAATCACATAAAGCCAGGTTTGAATGAGAAGAAAATAGCTAAAATGCTAGTGGACGAATTCCTAAATAATGGTGCTGATGGTGCGTCTTTCGAACCAATAGTAACTTCTGGACCTAATACATCTATGCCACACTTAAGATCTACCACTAGAGAAATAAAACAAGGAGATATACTGATTTTTGACTTTGGAATAAAATATAAGGGGTATTCTACTGATACTACTAGGGTAGTTAGTATTGGAAAACCTATTGAAGAAATAGTAAAAATCTTTGAAATAGTTAAGGAAGCACAACAAAAGGCAGAAGATATGATAAAAGAAAATGTACAAGCTTGTGAGATAGATAAAGTTGCAAGACAAGTTATAACAAACTATGGTTTCGGTAAATATTTCATACACAGAACTGGGCATGGAATTGGGATTGATGTTCATGAGGAACCTTATATTGCACCGAATTATAAGAGAAAGATTGAGAAAAATATGGTATTTACAATTGAACCTGGAATTTATCTTCCGGAGAAATTTGGTATTAGAATAGAGGATATGGTTTATGTCAATAGTAAGGCTGTTGTAATGAATAATTTACAGAAAGAAGAGATTTTTATCGTATAA
- a CDS encoding histone deacetylase family protein, with protein MSLIPLIYSDVYLLHRPKYTHSENPDRIKRALEELKDYPKISPQKVSEEEVKLIHDEDYINLVKSSSKKESMIDADTYTSKETFDVALYALGGALKAFETNGFALLRPPGHHAGRFGKAFGAPTLGFCIFNNIAFPIRKYALTKVLIIDFDVHYGNGTQDIFWNDPEVVHIDIHQDPRTIYPGTGFPDMIGGKDAEGTKINLLIPPLGGDDLYEELIPIIQSVIDDFKPKIIAYSAGFDAFEGDGLASVRATEWTYYNMGLLSNRFERKYAVLEGGYGVGLIRGLKAFIYGLQGEKKVYPKNTSSDAVKSRFRNYLSEEKRILREFWKI; from the coding sequence GTGTCTTTAATACCACTAATTTATTCAGATGTTTATTTATTACATAGACCTAAATATACGCATTCAGAGAATCCAGATAGAATAAAACGTGCTCTGGAAGAGTTAAAAGATTATCCCAAAATTTCCCCACAAAAAGTATCTGAAGAAGAAGTTAAATTAATTCATGATGAAGATTACATTAACCTAGTTAAATCATCTAGCAAGAAGGAAAGTATGATTGATGCAGACACTTACACTAGCAAAGAAACATTTGATGTGGCACTCTACGCTCTAGGTGGGGCATTAAAAGCATTTGAGACTAATGGGTTTGCTTTGTTAAGACCACCAGGTCATCATGCTGGTAGGTTTGGAAAAGCATTTGGTGCCCCAACACTAGGTTTCTGTATTTTCAATAATATCGCTTTTCCCATAAGAAAATACGCCTTAACGAAGGTGTTAATTATCGATTTTGATGTGCATTATGGTAACGGAACTCAAGATATATTCTGGAACGATCCGGAGGTTGTACATATAGATATTCATCAAGATCCAAGAACTATATATCCTGGTACTGGATTCCCAGATATGATAGGAGGAAAAGATGCTGAAGGCACAAAGATTAATCTATTAATTCCACCGTTAGGAGGAGATGATTTATATGAAGAGTTAATACCTATCATACAATCTGTAATTGATGACTTTAAACCTAAAATAATAGCCTATTCTGCTGGTTTCGATGCTTTTGAGGGTGATGGGCTTGCTAGTGTAAGAGCTACTGAGTGGACATATTATAATATGGGTTTACTCTCAAATAGATTTGAAAGGAAATATGCAGTTCTAGAAGGTGGTTATGGTGTAGGTTTAATAAGAGGACTTAAGGCATTTATATACGGATTACAAGGAGAAAAGAAGGTATATCCTAAAAATACATCATCAGATGCTGTTAAGAGTAGATTCAGAAATTATCTATCTGAAGAAAAGAGGATATTAAGAGAATTCTGGAAAATTTAA
- a CDS encoding zinc ribbon domain-containing protein yields MNEELVEAKIIDYGTLRELYKEVQFIRQYSKILKMKGQDVGPPPHNIPKELYYLALNSNEVKYGPIEIVGNNPYRLKGINAIVKSEREEIPLYAVIDFTNNIKVYLAYEKPRSIVGVDIGVRHLITIVALRNGKLWKTRFWGKELITDEMIKILGNPQGVSEIKNIRNKVKKVISDIVNFIDELNPKIVALEDLRIFENKVGNTLRNIEIELEQQLYSRGIKYKLVDPYNTSKICSNCGFKKGEVLGPLFVCPACGFKADRDFNAAYNLALKCYYTC; encoded by the coding sequence ATGAACGAGGAATTAGTTGAAGCTAAAATTATAGATTACGGAACATTGAGGGAATTATACAAGGAAGTCCAATTTATAAGGCAATATTCGAAAATTTTGAAAATGAAAGGACAAGATGTAGGACCACCACCACATAATATACCAAAAGAATTGTACTATTTAGCATTAAATTCTAATGAAGTGAAATATGGACCAATAGAAATAGTAGGTAATAATCCCTATAGATTAAAAGGAATAAATGCAATAGTAAAAAGTGAAAGAGAAGAGATACCACTATACGCGGTTATCGATTTTACAAACAACATTAAGGTTTACTTAGCATATGAAAAACCTCGATCTATTGTGGGGGTAGATATTGGAGTGAGACATTTAATTACAATTGTAGCTTTGAGAAACGGAAAACTATGGAAGACTAGGTTTTGGGGAAAAGAACTGATCACTGATGAAATGATTAAAATATTAGGAAATCCTCAAGGGGTTAGTGAAATAAAAAATATTAGAAATAAGGTTAAAAAGGTAATAAGCGATATAGTAAATTTCATTGATGAGTTAAACCCTAAAATCGTAGCTTTAGAAGATTTAAGAATATTTGAAAATAAGGTTGGAAATACTTTAAGAAATATTGAAATAGAACTAGAACAACAATTATATTCTAGGGGTATAAAGTATAAGTTAGTTGATCCTTATAATACAAGTAAAATTTGCTCAAACTGTGGATTCAAAAAAGGAGAAGTTTTAGGACCTTTATTTGTATGTCCAGCATGTGGATTCAAAGCAGATAGAGACTTTAATGCTGCATACAATTTAGCATTAAAATGCTATTATACCTGTTAA
- a CDS encoding class II glutamine amidotransferase, which translates to MCRILAFKAKGEPNFEVLKAFLSASKNDVYFKYGSHSDGWGFIALISKNGKWKVLYYKTNEPIYEDPLFFDYLSLLKGDEIYAIFHARKAGKNFLLGVRHNHPYYYRLSTHDLYFAHNGSINRKAFSEPNYPSTDSYLFFLEIIKNYSLKNDFKTAYLETLSTLSQYASSLNSALLTFNNQEGPRIFVGYYYNKNRMKEIEEYYKLYRYENYIFSSTVGYYLGKNVEELSFSSINEISG; encoded by the coding sequence ATGTGTAGAATTCTTGCTTTTAAAGCAAAAGGAGAGCCAAATTTTGAAGTTTTGAAAGCTTTTCTAAGTGCCAGCAAGAATGACGTATATTTCAAATATGGTTCACATTCAGATGGCTGGGGATTTATAGCACTTATTTCAAAAAATGGTAAGTGGAAAGTACTTTATTACAAGACTAATGAGCCTATTTATGAAGATCCTCTATTTTTTGATTACTTAAGTTTGCTTAAGGGAGATGAGATATATGCTATATTTCATGCTAGGAAAGCAGGGAAAAACTTCCTTTTAGGTGTAAGGCATAATCATCCCTACTATTATAGATTATCCACACATGATTTATATTTCGCTCATAATGGTTCTATAAATAGAAAGGCATTTTCTGAGCCTAACTACCCTTCAACTGATAGTTATTTGTTTTTCCTAGAAATAATAAAAAATTATTCCTTGAAGAATGATTTTAAAACTGCTTATTTGGAGACGTTAAGTACTCTTTCTCAGTACGCCTCTAGTCTTAATTCTGCATTACTAACTTTTAATAACCAAGAAGGTCCTAGAATATTTGTTGGATATTATTATAATAAAAATAGAATGAAAGAAATTGAAGAATATTATAAACTTTATAGATATGAAAACTATATATTTTCATCTACTGTTGGATACTATTTAGGTAAGAATGTTGAAGAATTAAGTTTTAGCTCAATTAATGAAATATCTGGCTAA
- a CDS encoding MBL fold metallo-hydrolase: MKIIFIGTGAGATYGSKRVKSSIYIKSNEGTSVLLDLGTGANFKIEDLNLLDFEAIFITHLHIDHINGLFDHLVQRKILRMKEIQVYSPPGILKVLDSYVKSGNNISANTIENELPKAKISDLEIYSVEACHSIYAVSYIITDGEKKIIYTGDTLEPCETVLDEAKDADLIIHEGSCIDDCRQYGHTSVKQLIEMYDRNKLIITHIPAQIENQVKEIAKGYIIAHDGMMVDV; encoded by the coding sequence GTGAAGATTATATTTATAGGTACTGGAGCCGGGGCAACTTATGGTTCAAAGAGGGTAAAATCTTCTATATATATTAAAAGTAATGAAGGAACTTCTGTATTACTAGATTTAGGCACTGGAGCGAATTTTAAGATTGAGGATTTGAACCTCTTAGATTTCGAAGCAATATTCATTACACATCTTCATATAGATCATATAAATGGATTATTTGACCATTTAGTTCAAAGAAAAATATTAAGAATGAAAGAAATACAAGTTTATTCGCCACCAGGAATTCTTAAAGTCTTAGATTCATATGTTAAAAGTGGCAATAACATTTCAGCAAATACAATAGAGAATGAACTTCCAAAAGCTAAAATTAGTGATCTAGAGATATATTCCGTTGAAGCATGCCATAGTATTTATGCTGTTTCTTATATAATAACAGATGGTGAAAAGAAGATTATTTACACTGGAGATACTTTGGAACCTTGCGAAACTGTATTAGATGAAGCAAAAGATGCAGACCTTATTATACATGAAGGTAGTTGTATAGATGATTGTAGGCAATATGGACATACTTCAGTGAAGCAACTCATAGAGATGTATGATCGCAATAAATTAATTATAACACATATTCCAGCCCAAATAGAAAATCAAGTTAAAGAAATAGCAAAGGGTTATATTATAGCTCATGATGGTATGATGGTAGATGTGTAG
- the rbsK gene encoding ribokinase, with amino-acid sequence MITVVGSYNVDFILKVEEFPNEGETVFAKEIYINHGGKGSNQAVSASRLRSKVRIIAAVGNDEFGKNAIRFWEDEGIDTAYVKIKNSVTGSAYIIVNSRGENMIVVNRGANALLNEEDIDNALSGNILLTQLEIEERVVKKALKEFNGIRILNPAPAILKDFSILDYVDILTPNEIEFKELTNTDDIESGIQLLLKKVKKAVIITLGERGALIATKHEKILVPTIKVNPIDTTGAGDVFNAALAVYLEKNYDLRTAVRIANKLASYSTTIIGALGPKYEEVKDLIEEENEN; translated from the coding sequence ATGATTACCGTTGTGGGAAGTTATAATGTAGATTTTATTCTTAAAGTAGAAGAATTTCCAAATGAAGGAGAAACTGTGTTTGCAAAAGAAATCTATATAAATCATGGGGGAAAAGGATCAAATCAAGCAGTATCTGCATCAAGGCTTAGGTCAAAAGTTAGAATAATAGCTGCAGTAGGTAATGATGAATTTGGGAAAAATGCAATAAGATTTTGGGAAGATGAAGGAATTGATACAGCATATGTAAAAATAAAAAATAGTGTAACCGGTTCAGCATACATAATTGTGAATTCAAGGGGAGAAAATATGATAGTTGTAAATAGGGGTGCCAATGCCCTTTTAAATGAAGAGGATATAGATAATGCGTTATCTGGAAATATTTTGCTTACCCAACTTGAGATAGAGGAAAGAGTTGTGAAGAAAGCACTTAAGGAATTTAATGGAATAAGAATCTTAAATCCTGCACCAGCAATACTTAAGGATTTCTCGATTTTGGATTATGTTGATATTTTAACTCCTAATGAAATAGAATTTAAGGAGCTCACAAATACTGATGATATTGAATCTGGGATTCAATTATTGCTAAAGAAAGTAAAAAAAGCAGTTATAATTACACTGGGAGAAAGAGGTGCATTAATAGCAACCAAGCATGAAAAAATTTTAGTACCTACTATAAAAGTAAATCCTATTGACACTACTGGTGCAGGAGACGTGTTTAATGCAGCACTTGCTGTGTATCTAGAGAAAAATTATGATCTTAGAACAGCTGTAAGAATAGCAAATAAATTAGCTTCATATTCAACTACAATTATTGGAGCTTTAGGACCTAAATATGAAGAGGTGAAGGATTTAATTGAAGAAGAAAATGAGAATTAA
- the thiD gene encoding bifunctional hydroxymethylpyrimidine kinase/phosphomethylpyrimidine kinase yields MIRPVAMTIAGSDSGGGAGLQADLKTFTSLGVFGTVIVTGLTAQNTFSVTNVLEVPPEFIEAQFDAVMVDLKPKYAKTGMLASSKVINAVMNKVIQYNISLVLDPVMIAKSGAPLVTEDTIDALKKLIKHSLIITPNKFEAEKLSGIKITDKKTLIEATRKLYEMFNVNVIVKGGSHVGGFDFAIVDGKELELEGESINTKNTHGSGDVFSASLTAYLAKGEKLEDALIKAKEYVTISIKYSLDLGQGHGPVDPFAPIDRILQREFAREELERLLWEFEKDPSLLLQVIEDNTKSNVAFLTDYGDVATLAGGIIKYLNKIKLDGPILINIENDISTKIKKINKRVCISIALTRKVLNASEKGLLKISESGLDSDIVMLDGGVYLVGNSIDEILQKLRRIKEL; encoded by the coding sequence ATGATTAGACCAGTAGCAATGACAATAGCTGGTAGTGATTCGGGTGGTGGTGCAGGGCTTCAAGCAGATCTTAAAACTTTTACTAGTTTAGGTGTCTTTGGAACTGTTATTGTAACAGGGTTAACAGCACAAAATACTTTTTCTGTTACCAATGTTTTAGAAGTTCCACCTGAATTTATTGAGGCACAATTTGATGCGGTAATGGTAGATTTAAAACCAAAATATGCAAAAACTGGAATGTTAGCTTCTAGTAAGGTAATTAATGCTGTCATGAATAAAGTCATACAATATAACATATCTCTAGTGCTAGATCCAGTTATGATAGCTAAGTCTGGTGCACCTCTAGTTACTGAGGATACTATTGATGCATTAAAGAAGCTTATTAAGCACTCACTAATAATTACTCCAAATAAATTTGAAGCTGAAAAATTGTCTGGAATAAAAATAACTGATAAGAAAACACTCATAGAAGCAACTAGGAAACTTTATGAAATGTTCAATGTGAATGTAATAGTAAAAGGAGGAAGTCATGTTGGTGGATTTGATTTTGCAATAGTAGATGGAAAAGAGTTAGAATTAGAGGGAGAATCTATAAACACAAAAAATACACATGGAAGTGGTGATGTATTTTCTGCTTCTTTAACAGCATATTTGGCTAAAGGAGAAAAACTAGAAGATGCGTTGATAAAAGCTAAAGAATATGTTACAATAAGTATAAAATACTCCTTAGATTTAGGCCAAGGTCATGGTCCAGTGGATCCTTTTGCACCAATAGACAGAATATTACAAAGGGAATTCGCAAGAGAAGAACTTGAAAGATTGTTGTGGGAATTTGAGAAAGATCCATCATTACTTTTACAAGTGATTGAAGATAATACTAAAAGCAATGTTGCATTTTTAACCGATTATGGAGATGTCGCTACGTTAGCTGGAGGAATAATAAAATATCTAAATAAGATAAAATTGGATGGGCCTATTTTAATTAATATAGAAAATGATATAAGCACAAAGATAAAAAAGATTAATAAAAGAGTTTGTATTTCTATTGCTTTAACTAGAAAAGTTCTTAATGCTTCAGAAAAAGGATTGTTAAAAATATCTGAGAGTGGCTTAGATAGTGATATTGTAATGCTTGATGGAGGAGTTTATTTAGTAGGTAACTCAATAGATGAGATTTTACAAAAACTTAGGAGGATTAAAGAGTTATGA
- the cas4 gene encoding CRISPR-associated protein Cas4, which produces MKDMLVERIFKKKLEDYLTHTKDDNTLYVTDLIRCPLKIQYEKTYKELAISEVFTPSTILGDMVHEGLENFIKNNFSNSQVEVEIEREIPVNNKQVKIKGRIDAIAEIDGEKVVIEIKSARADKGLPHEHHKVQLQIYLWMTGIKKGLLVYITPDRVTEYEVNEPADEVGVIRLAEETLKRTKVPRYPWECGYCVYSSVCPYKRNK; this is translated from the coding sequence ATGAAAGACATGCTAGTGGAAAGAATTTTCAAAAAGAAATTGGAAGATTACTTAACGCATACGAAAGATGATAATACACTTTACGTCACAGACTTAATACGATGCCCCTTGAAAATTCAGTATGAAAAAACGTATAAAGAATTAGCAATTTCAGAGGTCTTCACACCCTCTACAATTTTAGGCGATATGGTACATGAGGGATTAGAGAACTTCATTAAAAATAACTTTAGTAATTCTCAAGTTGAGGTTGAGATAGAAAGAGAAATTCCAGTAAACAATAAGCAAGTGAAAATAAAAGGAAGAATTGACGCAATAGCAGAAATTGACGGAGAAAAGGTAGTAATTGAAATAAAAAGTGCTAGAGCTGATAAGGGATTACCACATGAGCATCATAAAGTTCAATTACAAATTTACCTTTGGATGACTGGAATAAAGAAGGGTTTACTAGTGTATATAACTCCAGACAGAGTAACTGAATATGAAGTAAATGAACCAGCAGACGAGGTAGGAGTAATTAGACTAGCCGAAGAGACGCTAAAGAGAACTAAAGTACCTAGATATCCTTGGGAGTGTGGTTATTGCGTCTATTCCTCTGTATGCCCCTACAAGAGAAATAAATAA
- a CDS encoding glycosyltransferase, with product MLDEIIAFISILVSSWSVYNSFLAIYGITWNKIETKDFSDKTFSIIIPAKNEEKVLGRLLDRMVNQEYDKSKYEIIVVEDGSTDNTYQVCKQYENLYDNLVHCVKLTPSNVPNGKSRALNYAMKVAKHEIIGIFDADTVPRLDVLSYASSVFSDPQIAGVQGKLIPINVRENIITRFASLEELYYEYSIAGRARLGLFVPLEGTCTFVRKSLVQEVGGWNEYSLTEDLDLSIRLVSKGYKIVYVPSIMAWREVPISLRWLIKQRLRWYRGHFEVNLKLRGSKIDLRIIDGALIVLTPIFMVLNLVNYSLILIYPTSLFIVATAFVSAASFVSFITALTISKKHLIEFPYSILSLVYMNFVVLLNITALLLEITRRPRIWVKTERSGKVFTEIGR from the coding sequence ATGTTAGATGAAATAATAGCATTCATAAGTATTTTAGTATCATCTTGGAGTGTTTACAATTCGTTCTTAGCGATTTACGGAATTACATGGAACAAAATTGAAACCAAAGATTTCTCAGATAAGACTTTTTCTATAATTATACCAGCTAAAAACGAAGAAAAAGTATTAGGGAGACTATTAGATAGGATGGTAAACCAAGAATATGATAAATCAAAATATGAAATAATTGTTGTTGAAGATGGTTCAACAGATAACACATATCAAGTTTGCAAGCAATACGAAAACCTTTATGATAATCTAGTTCATTGTGTAAAACTAACTCCATCAAATGTTCCAAACGGTAAAAGTAGGGCTCTAAATTATGCCATGAAAGTAGCTAAGCATGAGATCATTGGAATATTTGACGCAGATACTGTTCCAAGATTAGATGTACTAAGTTATGCTTCTTCAGTGTTTAGTGACCCACAAATAGCTGGAGTACAAGGAAAGTTAATACCTATTAACGTTAGAGAAAATATAATTACTAGATTTGCTAGTCTTGAAGAGTTATATTATGAGTATTCTATAGCTGGAAGAGCAAGATTAGGATTATTTGTACCACTTGAGGGAACATGTACATTTGTAAGAAAATCACTCGTACAAGAAGTAGGAGGATGGAATGAATACAGCTTGACTGAAGATTTAGACTTAAGTATAAGATTAGTATCAAAAGGTTATAAAATAGTTTATGTGCCCTCTATTATGGCATGGAGAGAAGTACCAATAAGTTTAAGATGGCTAATAAAACAGAGATTAAGATGGTACAGAGGACACTTTGAGGTTAATCTAAAATTAAGGGGAAGTAAGATAGATCTGAGAATAATAGATGGTGCTCTTATAGTTTTAACTCCCATTTTCATGGTATTAAACTTAGTTAATTACTCACTAATTCTAATTTATCCGACTTCCTTATTTATAGTTGCAACAGCATTTGTATCTGCTGCCTCATTTGTAAGCTTCATCACTGCTTTAACTATTTCAAAGAAACACTTAATAGAATTTCCCTACTCAATATTATCACTAGTATACATGAATTTCGTAGTTTTACTTAATATAACAGCTTTGCTTTTAGAAATTACTAGAAGACCTAGAATATGGGTTAAAACAGAAAGAAGTGGAAAGGTTTTCACAGAGATAGGGAGATGA
- a CDS encoding PLP-dependent aminotransferase family protein: MVSRIGREIEISPVELASQIAKKVEINLASGTPDPKVMPIKEIKEAYNEIIEEYGSKVFFYPGAGGQEELIKEIENYIPNLNLSLNGNRIVVTSGAQHAIELLSKYFLENDTIAVENPTFIETFTPLKLRSNVVLPIGLDSKGIIVDELEKVLKIVKIKLLYVIPNCHNPAGVNLCEDRRKRLVELADSYDFYILEDDPYKPIAGETPKPIKYFDKNGRVIYISSFSKIIAPGLRIGFILANEEIAEKISLIEQMDFSTSTINQYVVARLLKKGIVKNRMNYLYEHYANKMKILTDSLLDTGFTDFNRPSCGFFLLLDLKKDSWKVFNEAIKMGLSFVPAKPFFLRGGDTMARLSISVATEDEIKKGVKILKSAWDRV, translated from the coding sequence ATGGTCTCTCGGATAGGTAGGGAAATAGAAATTTCTCCAGTAGAATTAGCCTCGCAAATTGCAAAAAAAGTCGAGATAAATCTTGCCAGCGGCACGCCAGATCCTAAAGTTATGCCTATTAAAGAAATAAAAGAGGCTTATAATGAAATTATTGAAGAATATGGTAGCAAAGTATTTTTCTATCCTGGTGCAGGAGGGCAAGAGGAACTTATAAAGGAAATAGAGAACTATATACCTAATCTTAATTTATCTTTGAATGGAAACAGAATTGTAGTAACAAGTGGTGCTCAGCACGCTATTGAGCTTTTATCTAAATATTTTCTAGAAAATGATACTATAGCTGTTGAAAACCCTACATTCATAGAAACTTTTACACCATTAAAGTTAAGAAGTAATGTTGTTCTTCCTATAGGTCTTGATTCAAAAGGAATTATTGTTGATGAATTGGAGAAAGTGCTGAAAATTGTAAAAATTAAATTACTTTATGTAATACCTAATTGTCATAATCCAGCGGGAGTTAACTTATGTGAAGATAGAAGGAAAAGGTTAGTTGAACTTGCAGATAGTTATGATTTCTATATACTAGAAGATGATCCATATAAACCTATAGCTGGAGAGACCCCTAAACCTATAAAATATTTTGATAAAAATGGAAGAGTAATTTACATAAGTTCTTTTAGCAAAATTATTGCACCTGGATTAAGAATAGGCTTTATACTAGCAAATGAAGAAATTGCAGAAAAAATATCTCTTATCGAACAAATGGATTTCTCTACTTCAACTATAAATCAATACGTAGTGGCCAGATTGTTGAAAAAAGGAATAGTAAAAAATAGAATGAATTATCTATATGAGCATTATGCTAATAAGATGAAAATTTTAACAGATTCTCTATTAGATACTGGATTTACTGATTTTAATAGACCATCTTGTGGATTTTTCTTACTTCTTGACTTAAAGAAAGATAGTTGGAAAGTCTTCAATGAGGCTATAAAAATGGGATTAAGCTTTGTTCCAGCTAAGCCTTTCTTTTTAAGGGGAGGGGATACTATGGCTAGGCTAAGTATATCCGTTGCTACCGAGGACGAAATTAAAAAAGGAGTTAAAATATTAAAATCAGCGTGGGATAGGGTTTAA
- a CDS encoding ornithine cyclodeaminase family protein, producing MLKILNFKDAYDALKNSFILLYQKLATNTKRVRTSFHGSVLTYQAGGLDHYLGFKVFIKGTFFSMLFDDNGEPVLLAESDLITRIRTGAISVLASDFLAKSSYSVVGIIGLGKQGKYQVKAYYELKPGVKIKVFSKEKLEEEARKIIQEGIKVEKAKDYKDVCNADVIVTVTNSKDPFIKYEFLNKGTHINALGSNLPERVELYPEVLKNASIIAVEDLEQAKEEAGDLIMAEKMNMLDWNKVKPISEIIAGKVRRNSEDEITVFKSMGIGLEDVAILKLLYEKAKKYGIGSEIDIGGKWSLG from the coding sequence GTGCTGAAAATATTAAATTTTAAAGATGCATATGATGCATTAAAAAACTCTTTTATATTACTTTATCAAAAACTAGCCACTAATACAAAAAGAGTAAGAACTTCATTTCATGGAAGTGTTTTGACCTATCAAGCTGGAGGGTTAGATCACTACTTAGGATTTAAAGTATTTATTAAGGGTACTTTTTTCTCAATGCTCTTTGATGATAATGGAGAACCAGTACTTTTAGCTGAGTCAGATCTAATAACGAGAATTAGAACTGGAGCAATTTCAGTATTAGCCTCGGATTTTCTTGCAAAATCTAGCTATTCTGTTGTCGGAATTATAGGTCTTGGAAAACAAGGAAAATATCAGGTGAAAGCTTATTATGAATTGAAACCAGGAGTAAAAATAAAAGTCTTTAGTAAAGAAAAACTAGAAGAAGAAGCTAGGAAAATTATTCAAGAAGGAATAAAAGTGGAAAAAGCAAAAGATTACAAGGATGTTTGCAATGCTGATGTTATAGTAACAGTCACTAACTCAAAAGACCCTTTTATTAAGTACGAATTCTTAAATAAGGGAACACATATAAACGCTTTAGGCTCTAACTTACCTGAAAGAGTTGAGTTATATCCAGAGGTTTTAAAAAATGCATCAATTATTGCTGTTGAAGATTTAGAGCAAGCAAAGGAGGAAGCTGGAGATCTAATAATGGCTGAAAAGATGAATATGTTAGATTGGAATAAAGTAAAACCTATATCTGAAATTATTGCTGGAAAAGTAAGACGGAATAGTGAAGATGAGATAACAGTTTTCAAATCCATGGGAATAGGACTTGAGGATGTAGCAATACTCAAGTTACTTTATGAGAAAGCAAAGAAATATGGGATAGGAAGTGAGATTGATATAGGAGGAAAATGGTCTCTCGGATAG
- a CDS encoding winged helix-turn-helix transcriptional regulator: MELTPRLQDIISILKEKKEINIKDLALELKISPKTAKGYARELYRLGFVELDNDNIKLKNSQPVSSDELKKILDAHEAEITNLKKEIELLKEELAKIKKSRSKS; this comes from the coding sequence ATGGAGCTGACACCCCGTCTTCAAGATATAATTTCTATTTTAAAAGAAAAGAAAGAAATTAACATAAAAGACCTAGCACTAGAATTAAAGATCTCTCCTAAAACAGCAAAGGGTTATGCCAGAGAACTCTATCGTTTAGGGTTTGTAGAATTAGATAATGATAATATTAAACTGAAAAACTCTCAACCAGTCTCAAGTGATGAGTTAAAGAAAATATTAGATGCCCATGAAGCCGAAATTACAAATTTGAAAAAAGAAATAGAATTATTGAAGGAAGAATTAGCTAAAATAAAAAAATCAAGAAGTAAATCCTAA